The nucleotide sequence AGCTACATTTCTCGCAAAAAATCAGACAATCGTAAGTGTAAGTGCATGAATATGTACTGTTTTATGTACGAAAATTTTGTACATATTGAGAATCACTtgctttaatttaaaaatcttttaatACAATTTACAATGGAGAGtaagcatatatatatatatatatatatatatatatacacaacaTCAACAGGCGTCATTGCATACAAAGTTGGACATGAAATACAGTCTTTACTACTCGCATATCGCGAGTATAGTCATTACAAGCCTCGTGTTTATCATTTTCAAATTAACGAAATCACTAATCGTCCAAGTCCTCGTCCACCAAAGCAGCGGAAGTACGTATTCCATCAGTGACGCCATTCaacacatttttaatcgtTTCCACATGAGGTGCCACTTTGGTATAGGTACTTGAGGCATTATTCTCGTTACAGCCACTCGTAGACGAGCTCAACAAAGCGATGACTGTATTTTGATAAACCAGTGGACTGCCACTGTCACCTTGGAAGCAAAATTTTAAGTATCGTCTGTTGGGTATTCGTTGATAGTAAAATATGTATCGTTTTTGATGATCAATCGAATGTAACCGAAACCTGCGAACTTGCAGTGACGTTCAAGTACGTGTCGTAGTGGTCTGTTCCAGGGATTTTCTTTGGGAGTTCAATAATTGAAAGATTAGGATTGTTTTTTATGTCTAACTTGGCCTTCAGCTGAAAGTTCGAACGCAGCGTAAGTTAACAACATTAATATCTGTCCAATCGATTCCGGAGTTTAACTGACCTTAAGCAATGCCCAGTCATATTCAGGTACTACACCATAAGCCCACATAAAATGGTCGTACCGTTCGTCGACAAAGATCTCTTCGACTTCGACCACGACTTTGGAGTTCTCGTTGATGTTCAGCTGGTGTACACCACTGACAATGAGACGCGGTATATCGTAGAAGGTCTTGTTGTCTTTCATCACACAATGAGCTGCTGTGAGAACGTACTGGTCGCTTACTATTAAACCACCACACCAGTGATCGATCGTTGAGTTGACGAAAGACACGAGATATGGAAACTGGTGAGGCTCTTGGCCGGTGCTTATGTTTTTGCCATTTATTATCGCCGACACACCTAGAAAATCGGtttgaattaataaatatagaaCGATTGAAATTACTTGATTAACTTACCATTGCAGGATAACAAGGTCGTCCAAGAGATTAGAAGGAGCAGAATACCAGAAATACTTCTCATTTTGGACGGTGCGTCGGCTCACGTCTGGTTTTGATTCGTGCCATTACACGTGTCAGTGCTTATATATTCGGTATCTGTATagttaatttatacaaaaaagaGCAAACTTTTTTGAACATTGGACTTTCGTAAGAATACCGCAATAAGTACAAAGGTATATTTGATGAAGTATCGCAACAATGACAGACGCACTTGCGAAATGAAAACAAAGAATTATCAAATCGTTATCTTAGTTGTATTATCAAATCTATAACagaattctacaaaaaattttaacatttcAATCCTCAAATGTCTTAACGCGCATGCCATCGGTAACATCCTTCATCGCGTTTTTAATAAACTCAATGTAAGCCGAGACTCTGCAGTAAATCCCGGGCTCGTTGTTCTCATTACACCCAATAGAGATCCCACTGACGACGCCAATTATCGTATTAGACTTGTACACCAAAGGTCCACCGCTGTCCCCCTGCAACACAAACATAAAGTTAACGATCGAGATCGGCCGTTACGAATCAAGGTTTGAACCGCGTAAAATCTCACTCGACAGACTCCCTGAGGCGTGTCGTCGTTGTGTTCGTCGACTCTGGCACAGAGTTCGCTATCGCCGATCGGATTGACGTAGTAGTCCTGGCACTCGGCGTTACCGATCACTTTGGCGCTGGCACGGAACAACCGATCCGTTGACGAGCCGACCTCGTACTCGGTTTTGTTCTTGCGGTGGGTCTTTACTTTGACCTTGTTCCAGCCAAAACCGGCTATCACACAGTCCTCGCCCTCGTAAGATCGGTAGTTGCCCTTGTGACGACGGTTTAGACGAGGTAGGCGTAGCTTCTTCAATCGTGGATTGTAGCGCAGATTCAAGCTCTGATTCAACTGCAAAGACCAATGGCGATGAGCGAACTGCAATGCACTCCGATGAAGTAACCTACCTTCAGCACAGCAATG is from Nasonia vitripennis strain AsymCx chromosome 1, Nvit_psr_1.1, whole genome shotgun sequence and encodes:
- the LOC100120625 gene encoding trypsin-1, which translates into the protein MRSISGILLLLISWTTLLSCNGVSAIINGKNISTGQEPHQFPYLVSFVNSTIDHWCGGLIVSDQYVLTAAHCVMKDNKTFYDIPRLIVSGVHQLNINENSKVVVEVEEIFVDERYDHFMWAYGVVPEYDWALLKLKAKLDIKNNPNLSIIELPKKIPGTDHYDTYLNVTASSQVSVTFD
- the LOC100678241 gene encoding trypsin-1-like encodes the protein MNCVDRYLLCLAISCSFLFYNAQLLESAPLIGGEKASSSAEEIRYLVSLQTRDTEHFCGGSIIGDRFILTAAHCVVDGGNEFEDKPIRIVAGTNDLRDEDREPLVIDVEKIYVPGNYNDSEWATSIPSSDIAVLKLNQSLNLRYNPRLKKLRLPRLNRRHKGNYRSYEGEDCVIAGFGWNKVKVKTHRKNKTEYEVGSSTDRLFRASAKVIGNAECQDYYVNPIGDSELCARVDEHNDDTPQGVCRGDSGGPLVYKSNTIIGVVSGISIGCNENNEPGIYCRVSAYIEFIKNAMKDVTDGMRVKTFED